The Natrarchaeobius halalkaliphilus DNA segment GAGGAGGGCGTCTACGAACCTCTCCGCGTGAAGACCCAGGCGATCGAATCCGCGACCGAGGCGGCCGTCATGCTGCTTCGTATCGACGACGTCATCGCTGCCGGTGACCTCGCGGTTGCCGACGACGACGATGGCGAGGATATGCCGCCAGGCGGCGGTGGCATGGGCGGCGGTATGGGCGGCATGGGCGGCGGTATGGGCGGCATGATGTAAGCCGGATTCCTCCCCTTCCGTCGGTCGCGACCATCGAACACCGACGCGATAGTCCGACCGTTTTTATTCTACCGACTCACACTACCAGTCGACACTCTATTTAATACTTTACCAGAATGGTTTAAATATAATAACGAAATTAGTGATTGTAGAAGGTAATAACCAGTAGTGAAGAGCAGTACACTCACGATCTGTTCGGAGTGTGGCGGTCGGCTACGAGAAACGGGGACCGAAACCGTCTGCGAAGACTGCGGTCTCGTTTCCGGGGAAGACGCCCTCGATCGCGGGCCGGAATGGCGCTCGTTCGAGGACAGCGAGACCGATCGACGGCGAACTGGAGCACCACTCACTCGGTCGAGGCACGACCGAGGCCTGTCGACGGAGATCGGCTACCGCTCCGGATCGGATTCGTATCGGTCACGGCTGACCGGCCGAAAACGACGACAGATCGCACGCCTCCGACGCGAACACAACCGCGCGCGCATCTCCTCGAAAGCCGAGCGAAATCAGATCTACGGATTCGCTGAAATCAGACGAATGTACGCGTTGCTCTCGCTTCCCGACGTCGTTCGAGAGCAATCGTGTGCGCTGTTCAAATCCGCACAGTCGGAGGGGCTATTTCAGGGGCGATCTCTCGAGGGATTCGCAGCGGCATCGGTCTATGCGACCTGTCGAACGCGCTCGATCGCCCGTACGATCGACGAAATCGAAGACGTAGCCCGTGCCGACGAAGGCGAACTCAAAGTCGCCTACGATGCACTGAATCGCGAACTCGGGCTTCCGACGGGACCGATCGACCCCGCACAGTATCTCGCTCGCTACGCATCGAAACTCGATCTCGAGCGAGCCGTCGAGCGCCGGGCTCGCGACCACGTGGCCACGTTAGACGGCCGTGGACTGATCGGCGGTCGAAACCCGAGCGGCGTCGCTGCCGCGTGTCTCTACGCGGCCGCTCGAGAACGCAACGAGTGGACGTCGGTGACGCAAGCGGAGGTCGCTGACGTGGCAAACGTTTCTCCGGTAACCATTCGGTCGACGGTCACCGACGTCCG contains these protein-coding regions:
- a CDS encoding transcription initiation factor IIB, with protein sequence MKSSTLTICSECGGRLRETGTETVCEDCGLVSGEDALDRGPEWRSFEDSETDRRRTGAPLTRSRHDRGLSTEIGYRSGSDSYRSRLTGRKRRQIARLRREHNRARISSKAERNQIYGFAEIRRMYALLSLPDVVREQSCALFKSAQSEGLFQGRSLEGFAAASVYATCRTRSIARTIDEIEDVARADEGELKVAYDALNRELGLPTGPIDPAQYLARYASKLDLERAVERRARDHVATLDGRGLIGGRNPSGVAAACLYAAARERNEWTSVTQAEVADVANVSPVTIRSTVTDVRDFRSPER